The Dehalococcoidia bacterium genome segment CTCCGACGAAGACCTGGCTGCCGCGCGCGCCGGCCGCTCCGCCACGATGCCGCTCGCGGGCCTGCGCGTGATCGACGCCGGCCAGATCATCGCCGGCCCCTTCGGCCCCTCGCTGCTGGCCGACTTCGGCGCCGACGTGATCTCGATCGAAAATCCGGAACTGGTCGGCCTGGAGCTGGCGCCCAGCGTGGCGCTGGGCCGCGCCGTGCTGGGGCGCAACAAGCGCTCGATCACGCTCGACCTGCGCACGCCGCGCGGGCAGGAGCTGCTGCGGCAGCTCGCCGCCGTCGCCGACGTGCTGGTGGAGAATTACTCGCCCGGCACGATGGAACGCTGGGGCATCGGCCCCGACGACCTGGCGAAGGTCAACCCGCGCCTCGTCTATGTGCGCGTCTCCGGCTACGGCCAGACGGGGCCGTACCGGCAGAAGGGCGGCTACGACCGCGTGGCGATGGCCTTCGGCGGCCTGCTCGAAGTCACCGGCGCGCCCGACGGCGAGCCGGTGCACCCCGGCTACATGCTCGGCGACCACCTGGCCGGCACCTTCAACGCGCTCGGCGCCCTGATCGCCCTCTACTGGCGCGACGCGGCCGGCGGTGGCGCCGGGCAGGTGGTGGATGTCTCGCTCTACGAGCCGCTGTTCCGCGTCTCGCACAACATCGCCGGCGAGTACGCGCACGACGGCAAGGTGCGGCGCCGTGCCGGCAACACGCGCAATTGGACCGTTCCCGGTCAGCAGTTCCGCACGAAGGACGACCGCTGGGCGCTGATTATCGCGCCCTCCGATCGCCTCTTCATCCGCCTCTGCCAGGCGATGGGCCGGACGGAGCTGACGGTCGATCCGCGCTTCATGCCCGCGCACGTGCGCCAGCAGCACGCCGACGAGATCCACGCCGAGATCCGCCCCTGGGTGGCGCGGCACACGCTGGCCGAGGTGATCGCGATCCTGGACGCCGAGCGCGTGCCCGTGGGGCCGATCTACGCGATCGACGAGATCTTCGACGACCCGCAGTTCGAGGCGCGGGAGGACATTGTCGAGATTCCCGACGCGCATGTGGGCCGCGCGGCGATGCCGAACGTGGTGCCGAAGCTCTCGCGCACGCCCGGCGGCGTGCACAGCCCCGCGCCGCGCACCGGCGAGCACAACGAGGACGTTTATGGCGGCCTGCTCTCGCTCTCGCCGGCGGCGATCGCGGCCCTGCGCGAGGCGAAGGTGATCTGAGCCGGCCCGCCTGCTCACCCGGCGCGGCGGGGCGGCAGCCGCGTGTGCTCCGAGGCTCGTGCCTACGTGCCGGGGTGGTAGCAGAAGAGGTACTTGTGATCCGGCTCGATACTGATATCGAGCTGGATGTCCGGTGTGCTCGGCTGCTCGAACTGGATATGCAGCGTGTAGGTACCCGGCGCCATCGAGAAGGGGAACGACGCGGCGCCATCGCAGCCGCCGGCGCCGCCGCTCGGCGCCACCGCGCCGGAAACGCCGTCGCCGTTGGTCAACGGGTCGCCGTTGGTGTCGGTTTGCCGCAGGCCCACGATCAGCGGCGCATCGCTGGCGTTCTGGAAGACCACCAGCCCCTGCCCCAGGTTGGGCGTCGGCCCGGCGTCGCAGCAACCCGGCCAGTTCACGCCGCGGAACTGATCGCCTTCATAGCCCACGGACACGGGGCCGGAATGGGTATCGTTACATACCCACGCCGCCCGGCCGATGCCGATCAGATCGGTTGGCACGTAGTCGTTCAACGTGACGGAGAACTCAAACGAGCGGTCGGCGCCGCGCACCCGCGCCGAGCCGCGTGTGCTGGGGTTGCCGACGAGCACGCACTCCCCGGCCGAGACGTTCACCCTGGTGGAGTCCTGATCGCTGATGTCGAGCAGCACGTTGAAGCGCTTGGTGACATGCAGCCAGTACCCGTAGCCGCCCTGGGCCTTGCTCGGGTCGCTGGCCTCGTAGTTGCTGTCGCCGGGGCGCCAGGTGAAGAGGGCGTTGTCCGACGACTGCTGGATCACGTTGCCGCTGTAGTCGCCGCCGCCGGCGAAGGCGACGAGGTTCCAGCCGGGAATGAAGGTCACGTAGGCGAACTGCGCCGGCGCCTGGGCGCGTGCCGGCTGCCGCCCCATGACGCCGGCCAGCGCGACCGCGGCAATCACCATTGCCAGGCCGAGCCTGATCGTGCGGCCATGCAGTCGTCCGCTCATCGGTCGCGCACCCTCCCTTGTAGATGTAGATGTAGATCGTTGCAGCGCTATGACTGAGGCGACAGCCCACACGATATGACAGCAGCTGCCTGCCGTCCAGCGCGACGCGGTGCATCCTTCCGCGACATGCCCGGAGGCCGGCGCCGGCGACCGAGCGATGCGAGACTTAGCGGCCGGTGCTGAAGCCGCCGTTGGTGCCGCCGGTTGTGCCGCCGCCGGTGCTGAAGCCGCCGTTGGTGCCGCCGGTTGTGCTGCCGCCGGTGCTGAAGCCGCCTGTGCTGCCACCCGTGGTGCCGCCGGTGCCCGAGGTTGACGGCACGCCGGTCGAGCCGCTGGTCCCCGTGGCGCCCGAAGTCGAGGGCACGCCGGTCGTACCGGTCGTTGCCGGCCGGCCGGTGGTGCCGCTGGTGCCGGAGGATGAGGGCACTCCGGTCGTGCCGGTCGTCGCCGGGCGGCCCGTGGTGCTCGGCGGCGGCGCCTTGCGCGCCTTGGCGGCGGCGTCGCTCAGCGATGCGGCCGTGGGCAGCGCGTTCAGCGGATCCGCGGGGGCCAGCGTGGCTTCGTCCACGGCAAAGGTCACGTCGTCGCCCGCCTTCAGGTCGGCGAAGGCGACGTTGGCGTCGTATTTGGTGCTGCCGCCGACGGCCACGGCCGTGTAGCTGCCGTCCGCGCACTGCGCCTGCAGGGCCGAGCCGCCCAGCGCCGTGATCTTGCCGCTCGTGCAGTTGAGCGCGAGGCTGTGATGTCCTTGCTTGAAAGTCCTGGCGCCGGCGTCCCAGGTCAGGATCTCGTCGAACTTGCCGATCGGCTGGTCGTAGCCGCCGTTCACGCCGCTGTCGCCGGAGGCATAGGCATTCTCGATGATGTGCACGCCCTGCGGCTTGCCGTCGGTCAGCTCGACCGTCGCGCCCGGCGTCGTCTGCAGGTCGAAGTCGAGCGCCACCGGTTTGGCCGCGTCGTCGAAGCTGAAGGCGACCAGGCGTCGCGTGCCCTTCTCGTCGAGGATGATCGAGGCGAGGCCGTGCGGCGGGCCGTTGTCGATCAGCGGCTGCACCAGCAGCGCTTCGACGTTGGGAAAGCACTGATCGCCGCTCTTCTTCACCGCCGGCAGCAGCGCCTTCTCCGCCGAGGGTTGCTGGGTCGCGTCCCAGACCGACGCCCACTTGCCGCTCTTGTCGGGGCGGTAGACGTCGATATACGGCCGCTGGCAGCCGCTGCTGTCCGGCGCCTGGCTTTGCAGCACGAGCTGGCCGGGATCGCCGGCATTCTTGCCGGCAACGACGAAGCTCTGCAGCCTGGTTGCGTTCGGCCGCAGCAGCGTGGCGACGTCAAGCTTGTCGGCGGGCGTCACGGTGGGCGCCGGCGTCGGGCTTGCCGTGGGGCTTGGCGACGGTGAGGCGGTCGGGTTCGGCGTGCTCGACACGGCCGCGGTTGCAGACGCGGTCACGTTCGCCGCCGTGGTCGTGGGCGTCGGCCTGGGGCTCGACTTGCCGCCGGCCACGGCGAAGCGGATGCCCACCCCGGCCGCCACGAGCAGCACGGCGGCCAGCGCCAGCGGCCAGAGTCGCTTGATGCCGCCGCCGGTCGCGGGCTCGGGCGCCGTACGTCCGCCCACGGCGCCGCCGCGGCCGGCGGCGCCGCCCGCTCCGGCCAGTGCCGCACCGCCGCCTGCGCCGGCCGCGGCGGCGCCGTCCGCGGACCGGCGCGGCTCGTCACGCCTGGGCAGCGGCACGTACACCGTCTGCTGCTCGTGATCGTCCACCGCCGGAGGCGACACCGGCGGGCGCACGTAGCGGGCCTCTTCACTTTCGGCGATCCCTTCGATGACGCCGGCGTCGCGCGCGGCGGGCCGAATGCCCGGCGTGGCGTCCGCGGGCGCGGGCAGATCGACCACCGTGGTGTCGGCCGCGGGCGCGAATGGACGTGATGGTGTCAGCGGCTCGGCCAGCGTCGGCTCGGGCGGAGCTGGCGTGCGCACCTCCGGCAGCGTCGGCTCGGGCGGAGGCGGTGTGCGCGGCTCATAAAGCGTGGGCTCGGGCGGGGCCGGCGTACGCGGCTCGTAGAGGGTTGGCTCGGGCGGCGCCGGCGGCGTCGCCGGGCCGGGCGTGCGCTCCTCGACGATCGTCGCGTCGGCGGGCGGCGCGGGCGTGAGCGCTTCCGGCTCGGCCTGCGGGCGGCCGAGCGAGGCCGGCGTCAGCGGCTCGATGATCGTGGCGTCGAGCGGGGGATAGGCGGCGGCGCTGGCGGCGGACAACTCGCCCTGCTGCAAAACCTCGGCGAACTCGCGCCCGCTCTGGAAGCGATCGTCCGGGTTGCGCGCCAGACCGCGCAGCACCAGCTCGTCGAGCCAGGCGGGAATCGCGGGGTTGCGCGTACTGGGGCGGGGAATCTCGCCCTCGAAGGCGACTTCCGAGAAGACCTGGAAGAAGCGCAGCTCCTCCAGCACGGGCGTGCTCTCC includes the following:
- a CDS encoding CoA transferase, whose product is MIEERRRGGDDERGLAAMPLILSDEDLAAARAGRSATMPLAGLRVIDAGQIIAGPFGPSLLADFGADVISIENPELVGLELAPSVALGRAVLGRNKRSITLDLRTPRGQELLRQLAAVADVLVENYSPGTMERWGIGPDDLAKVNPRLVYVRVSGYGQTGPYRQKGGYDRVAMAFGGLLEVTGAPDGEPVHPGYMLGDHLAGTFNALGALIALYWRDAAGGGAGQVVDVSLYEPLFRVSHNIAGEYAHDGKVRRRAGNTRNWTVPGQQFRTKDDRWALIIAPSDRLFIRLCQAMGRTELTVDPRFMPAHVRQQHADEIHAEIRPWVARHTLAEVIAILDAERVPVGPIYAIDEIFDDPQFEAREDIVEIPDAHVGRAAMPNVVPKLSRTPGGVHSPAPRTGEHNEDVYGGLLSLSPAAIAALREAKVI
- a CDS encoding protein kinase; amino-acid sequence: MLPFDELVLNKYRILRSEGRRDGLLGRGTFGSVYKAHEELADRFVAIKELGLDSADLETQQEEALRRFLTEGRLGLRVRHPNILEVHAIEPYEEGYLLVMELAESGDLKGFLQRGRPPLQQAITIATGIARGLQAAHERGIVHRDLKPGNVFLMEDGTPKVADFGVAHIPQAVGGYLSMTRTGFQPGTVIYMSPEQASGRRIDHRSDLYSLAVIFFELLTGTFYVNIQKCRELAQSRAESTPVLEELRFFQVFSEVAFEGEIPRPSTRNPAIPAWLDELVLRGLARNPDDRFQSGREFAEVLQQGELSAASAAAYPPLDATIIEPLTPASLGRPQAEPEALTPAPPADATIVEERTPGPATPPAPPEPTLYEPRTPAPPEPTLYEPRTPPPPEPTLPEVRTPAPPEPTLAEPLTPSRPFAPAADTTVVDLPAPADATPGIRPAARDAGVIEGIAESEEARYVRPPVSPPAVDDHEQQTVYVPLPRRDEPRRSADGAAAAGAGGGAALAGAGGAAGRGGAVGGRTAPEPATGGGIKRLWPLALAAVLLVAAGVGIRFAVAGGKSSPRPTPTTTAANVTASATAAVSSTPNPTASPSPSPTASPTPAPTVTPADKLDVATLLRPNATRLQSFVVAGKNAGDPGQLVLQSQAPDSSGCQRPYIDVYRPDKSGKWASVWDATQQPSAEKALLPAVKKSGDQCFPNVEALLVQPLIDNGPPHGLASIILDEKGTRRLVAFSFDDAAKPVALDFDLQTTPGATVELTDGKPQGVHIIENAYASGDSGVNGGYDQPIGKFDEILTWDAGARTFKQGHHSLALNCTSGKITALGGSALQAQCADGSYTAVAVGGSTKYDANVAFADLKAGDDVTFAVDEATLAPADPLNALPTAASLSDAAAKARKAPPPSTTGRPATTGTTGVPSSSGTSGTTGRPATTGTTGVPSTSGATGTSGSTGVPSTSGTGGTTGGSTGGFSTGGSTTGGTNGGFSTGGGTTGGTNGGFSTGR